In Gossypium hirsutum isolate 1008001.06 chromosome D06, Gossypium_hirsutum_v2.1, whole genome shotgun sequence, one genomic interval encodes:
- the LOC107901699 gene encoding uncharacterized protein isoform X3, with translation MPPAMPLLKLPCLCSSPPSLAPLPPLFLLIRRPRVVASVRAMLTATPVSPPATSSPSALTAALVPRDVQVDFDDKTRWEYLFKVYWLLLKEKLALTLDELTNATNPWKELREASANIEPKHQNGVADLINSYKSLYPKWVFDLS, from the exons ATGCCGCCGGCGATGCCTCTCCTCAAGCTCCCTTGCCTATGCTCAAGTCCACCATCACTGGCACCGCTTCCACCTCTCTTTCTGCTCATAAGAAGACCAAGGGTCGTGGCTTCCGTGAGGGCGATGCTGACCGCCACTCCCGTCTCGCCTCCCGCGACTTCGAGTCCCTCGGCACTGACGGCGGCCCTGGTCCCCAGAGAT GTTCAAGTGGATTTTGATGATAAAACTAGATGGGAGTATCTGTTTAAGGTGTACTGGCTTCTTTTAAAAGAGAAGCTAGCTTTAACTTTAGATGAGCTTACTAACGCTACAAATCCATGGAAGGAACTTAGAGAAGCTTCAGCTAATATTGAACCAAAGCATCAAAACGGCGTTGCAGATTTAATAAATAGTTACAAAAGTTTATACCCAAAATGGGTTTTTGATCTCAG
- the LOC107901699 gene encoding uncharacterized protein isoform X2 — translation MPPAMPLLKLPCLCSSPPSLAPLPPLFLLIRRPRVVASVRAMLTATPVSPPATSSPSALTAALVPRDVQVDFDDKTRWEYLFKVYWLLLKEKLALTLDELTNATNPWKELREASANIEPKHQNGVADLINSYKSLYPKWVFDLRHLD, via the exons ATGCCGCCGGCGATGCCTCTCCTCAAGCTCCCTTGCCTATGCTCAAGTCCACCATCACTGGCACCGCTTCCACCTCTCTTTCTGCTCATAAGAAGACCAAGGGTCGTGGCTTCCGTGAGGGCGATGCTGACCGCCACTCCCGTCTCGCCTCCCGCGACTTCGAGTCCCTCGGCACTGACGGCGGCCCTGGTCCCCAGAGAT GTTCAAGTGGATTTTGATGATAAAACTAGATGGGAGTATCTGTTTAAGGTGTACTGGCTTCTTTTAAAAGAGAAGCTAGCTTTAACTTTAGATGAGCTTACTAACGCTACAAATCCATGGAAGGAACTTAGAGAAGCTTCAGCTAATATTGAACCAAAGCATCAAAACGGCGTTGCAGATTTAATAAATAGTTACAAAAGTTTATACCCAAAATGGGTTTTTGATCTCAG
- the LOC107901700 gene encoding receptor-like protein 51, with protein MKPPPLFLLLLHLLLLLFIATNATKLTALSPTPSPTPPTTSKSSPSALDPKQIRALQSLNIPTTRDPCIQPSPHNATICDNSKPFRHLISLHLFNCSSDLSLSFTALKSLSSLHALSFTNCRASPIRFPSHLSLSLTSFSCIHSLRRLTGVWLSRFVNLTDLTVSYTSINTHGLYVILGNMHKLKTITICHANLTGSIPRHLHLNLTYIDLSNNKLIGKIPTSLTLLEDLEFLNLSSNGLNGVIPTEFGDLISLKNVSLASNSFSGPIPDSMSAIPGLVHVDLSNNQLNGTVPRFFSELKELKVLNLENNKLHGVLPFNASFIKRLDVLKVGGNGNLCYNHSVLSSKIKLGIAPCDKHGMPMLPPPSKESSSGDSESESSDYDYDDDGAEGANEKKGHHHGPNKVVLGVAIGLSSIVFLIVFLVLLSKWCR; from the coding sequence ATGAAACCACCACCactcttcctcctcctccttcacCTCCTCTTACTTCTTTTCATCGCCACAAATGCCACCAAACTAACCGCACTCTCCCCTACTCCCTCCCCAACTCCACCCACCACTTCTAAGTCTTCCCCCTCTGCTCTAGACCCCAAACAAATACGAGCACTCCAATCCCTCAACATCCCCACCACCAGAGACCCTTGCATTCAACCCTCCCCTCACAACGCCACCATATGTGACAACTCCAAGCCCTTCCGCCACCTTATTTCCCTCCACCTCTTCAACTGCTCCTCCGACCTTTCCCTGTCCTTCACAGCTCTCAAGTCTCTCTCTTCCCTCCATGCCCTCTCTTTCACCAACTGCCGCGCCTCCCCCATCCGCTTCCCTTCCCATCTCTCTCTTTCTTTGACTTCCTTCTCTTGCATTCACTCTCTCCGCCGCCTTACTGGGGTCTGGCTCTCTCGTTTCGTTAACCTTACTGATCTTACAGTTTCCTACACTTCAATTAACACTCACGGCCTTTATGTAATCCTTGGAAACATGCATAAGCTGAAGACTATCACCATTTGTCATGCTAATCTTACTGGGTCTATTCCAAGGCACCTGCATCTGAATCTCACCTATATTGATTTATCCAACAACAAGCTCATAGGAAAGATACCAACTTCCCTTACGCTTCTTGAAGACCTTGAATTCTTGAATCTTTCTTCAAATGGGCTAAATGGGGTGATTCCCACCGAGTTTGGTGACTTGATATCCTTGAAAAATGTATCTTTGGCTTCCAATTCGTTTTCCGGGCCAATCCCAGATTCCATGTCAGCTATCCCAGGCTTGGTCCATGTTGATCTGAGTAATAACCAGTTAAATGGAACTGTTCCAAGGTTTTTCTCAGAGTTGAAAGAGCTAAAAGTCTTGAATCTTGAGAACAATAAACTTCATGGGGTTTTACCTTTCAATGCTAGTTTCATAAAGAGATTGGACGTTCTCAAGGTTGGTGGGAATGGCAATTTGTGTTACAATCATTCTGTTTTGTCATCAAAAATAAAACTCGGGATTGCTCCTTGTGATAAGCATGGGATGCCGATGTTACCACCGCCTTCTAAGGAGTCGTCTTCGGGAGACAGTGAGAGTGAATCTTCAGATTATGATTATGATGATGATGGCGCTGAGGGTGCAAATGAGAAGAAGGGTCATCATCACGGACCAAATAAGGTTGTGCTTGGTGTTGCAATTGGCCTTTCTTCAATAGTCTTCCTTATTGTGTTCTTGGTTCTTCTTTCAAAATGGTGTCGTTGA